Proteins co-encoded in one Opitutus terrae PB90-1 genomic window:
- a CDS encoding inorganic phosphate transporter: MTLFLLVLLAALVFEYINGFHDTANAIATVVSTKVLTPRQAIVWATFWNLFGALMGTAVASTIGKGLVDTNYVSMATVLAALLSAIVWGLFTWWLGLPSSSSHALVGGLCGAAMGSASGNWAVLKWSTGLWPKIVLPMMASPLLGFIGGALIMLVLTALLHKTTPRLVALIFGKAQLVSAGFMGYSHGSNDAQKTMGIIALALFTGTQSGAFAGLPDWAGFLHTPEFVVHKWVMYTCALTMAAGTAAGGWRIIRTMGHKMVKLQPVHGFAAETTAAIVIHGATTLGIPVSTTHVISTSIMGVGATKRLSAVKWGLVGKIVWAWVLTLPVTGLLGYGVVTLLHKFGI; the protein is encoded by the coding sequence ATGACCCTCTTCCTGCTCGTTCTGCTCGCCGCGCTCGTCTTCGAGTATATCAACGGATTTCACGACACCGCGAACGCCATCGCCACGGTGGTTTCCACCAAGGTGCTGACGCCGCGGCAGGCGATCGTGTGGGCGACGTTCTGGAATCTTTTCGGCGCGCTGATGGGCACCGCGGTGGCGTCGACGATCGGCAAGGGGCTCGTCGACACGAACTACGTGAGCATGGCCACGGTCCTCGCCGCCCTCCTCAGCGCGATCGTGTGGGGCCTGTTCACCTGGTGGCTCGGGCTGCCCTCCAGTTCCAGCCACGCGCTGGTTGGCGGGTTGTGCGGCGCCGCCATGGGCAGCGCGAGCGGGAATTGGGCGGTGTTGAAATGGTCCACCGGCCTCTGGCCCAAGATCGTCCTGCCGATGATGGCGTCACCGTTGCTTGGGTTCATCGGCGGCGCCCTGATCATGCTCGTGCTCACGGCGCTGCTGCATAAAACCACGCCGCGCCTCGTCGCGCTGATCTTCGGCAAGGCCCAGCTCGTCAGCGCCGGCTTCATGGGCTACAGTCACGGTTCCAATGACGCGCAGAAAACGATGGGCATCATCGCGCTGGCGCTGTTCACCGGCACGCAGTCCGGCGCATTCGCCGGCTTGCCGGATTGGGCGGGCTTTCTCCACACCCCGGAGTTCGTCGTCCACAAATGGGTCATGTATACCTGCGCGCTGACGATGGCGGCGGGCACCGCGGCCGGCGGTTGGCGAATCATTCGCACGATGGGGCACAAGATGGTGAAGCTGCAGCCGGTGCACGGTTTCGCGGCCGAAACCACCGCGGCCATCGTGATCCACGGCGCGACTACGCTCGGCATCCCGGTTTCCACCACGCACGTGATCTCGACGTCGATCATGGGCGTCGGTGCGACCAAGCGGCTCAGCGCGGTGAAATGGGGCCTGGTGGGCAAGATCGTGTGGGCGTGGGTGCTCACTTTGCCGGTCACCGGCCTGCTCGGCTACGGTGTGGTGACGCTGCTCCACAAGTTCGGGATCTAG
- a CDS encoding DUF47 domain-containing protein, whose protein sequence is MQWLKKILGRDDKFFDLLEAGAEEARTSVLLLSQYLQTLNRGGPPPQLDDFVQTRRKEKRIRYQMMEQLSKTFVTPLEREDIEALSFALYRIPKAIEKIVERLSIYPGRVPHTAFLRQAELLTMAADAVVFMVKGLRSGTHLEKVREANDRLQHAEGEADKVMLGLLKELYHGPFDTKELLILQELYEMVEQAVDRCRNAGNIVVQIVLKYA, encoded by the coding sequence ATGCAGTGGCTCAAAAAGATTCTCGGCCGCGACGACAAGTTCTTCGATCTGCTTGAAGCGGGCGCGGAGGAGGCGCGCACCAGCGTCCTGTTGCTCTCCCAGTATCTGCAGACTCTGAACCGGGGCGGGCCGCCGCCGCAGTTGGATGATTTCGTACAGACGCGGCGGAAGGAAAAACGGATCCGGTACCAGATGATGGAGCAACTGAGCAAAACCTTCGTCACGCCGTTGGAACGCGAGGACATCGAAGCACTCTCCTTCGCGCTGTATCGGATTCCGAAGGCAATCGAGAAGATCGTGGAGCGACTGTCGATTTATCCCGGCCGGGTGCCGCACACCGCGTTTCTGCGTCAGGCCGAGCTGCTCACGATGGCGGCGGACGCGGTCGTTTTCATGGTCAAGGGTCTGCGCAGCGGCACGCATCTCGAAAAGGTCCGCGAGGCCAACGATCGGCTGCAGCACGCGGAAGGCGAGGCCGACAAGGTGATGCTCGGCCTGTTGAAGGAGCTTTATCACGGTCCCTTCGACACCAAGGAGCTCCTCATCCTGCAGGAACTGTATGAGATGGTGGAACAGGCGGTGGATCGCTGCCGCAATGCGGGCAACATCGTCGTCCAGATTGTGCTGAAATATGCCTGA
- a CDS encoding DMP19 family protein: MNADLAMQRALDRLKRLGFAGLSEEEKTLAAIWHFESKVANAGFERYFKTVDGELARHAPAAFRAVEARTQAEIAEQANAVFGPGGVPTDPRLREQALRTLSDEARRTFDALERRYFESARDLEDRLARYLERHAPAAR; encoded by the coding sequence ATGAATGCCGATCTCGCGATGCAACGGGCGTTGGACCGCCTCAAGCGACTGGGCTTTGCCGGCCTGAGCGAAGAGGAGAAGACGCTCGCGGCCATCTGGCATTTCGAATCGAAAGTCGCGAACGCCGGGTTCGAGCGCTACTTCAAGACCGTCGATGGCGAACTCGCGCGGCACGCTCCCGCCGCGTTTCGCGCGGTCGAAGCGCGCACCCAGGCGGAAATCGCCGAGCAGGCCAACGCCGTTTTTGGACCCGGCGGTGTGCCGACGGATCCGCGCCTCCGGGAGCAGGCGTTGCGCACGTTGTCGGATGAAGCGCGGCGGACTTTCGACGCGCTCGAACGGCGCTATTTTGAATCGGCGAGGGACCTGGAGGATCGACTCGCGCGCTACCTCGAGCGGCACGCACCGGCCGCGCGGTGA
- a CDS encoding polysaccharide pyruvyl transferase family protein has protein sequence MPFASLAFPYSLWYFARRAGSGDIAPTPARDLERGDRGIDASPAAGPAHARGGLPPAAFDELRETLRAVSGRRITLLVNRGNRGDGVIHLGGRQLLRSLDLRWTEVYEPRAPEKIQADVLLVFGNGAFCRATHSLIPIVQRYADQVSRVIILPASFDLRCPAVRTFAASWDDRYTVFCRERRSFGDLEAAGVRPRRLALSHDLAFLADLGRWARRPHSGTSGIFRRDGEAVFDWRPRHLPGTDVSRGPDSESHVLLDYVARHAVVHTDRTHAAITAAMMGREVWLYRNAYFKNEAIYEHSLVHWPRVHFVGRLPFSFRQLVRSLYFHHLQRRAYKLRRRYRGWKELKRRGASAGRR, from the coding sequence ATGCCGTTCGCCTCCCTCGCGTTTCCGTACTCGCTTTGGTACTTCGCCCGTCGCGCGGGCTCCGGCGACATCGCGCCGACCCCGGCGCGTGACTTGGAGCGAGGCGACAGGGGAATCGACGCTTCACCTGCGGCCGGCCCGGCTCACGCGCGCGGCGGATTGCCGCCGGCGGCCTTTGATGAGCTCCGCGAGACGTTGCGCGCGGTGAGCGGTCGACGCATCACCCTGCTCGTCAATCGCGGCAATCGCGGGGATGGGGTGATCCACCTCGGCGGGCGGCAATTGTTGCGTTCGCTCGATCTCCGTTGGACGGAGGTTTACGAGCCCAGGGCGCCGGAAAAGATTCAGGCCGACGTGCTGCTCGTGTTCGGCAATGGCGCTTTCTGCCGGGCGACGCATTCCCTGATCCCGATCGTCCAGCGCTACGCGGATCAGGTTTCCCGCGTGATCATCCTGCCGGCGTCGTTTGACCTCCGCTGCCCTGCGGTGCGAACGTTTGCCGCGTCCTGGGATGATCGCTACACCGTGTTTTGTCGCGAGCGGCGGAGCTTCGGGGACCTTGAAGCGGCGGGCGTGCGGCCGCGGCGGCTGGCGCTGTCTCATGACCTGGCGTTCCTCGCCGATCTTGGCCGCTGGGCGCGACGACCGCACAGCGGCACCAGCGGAATCTTCCGGCGCGACGGCGAAGCGGTGTTCGACTGGCGGCCGCGCCATCTGCCCGGTACCGACGTTTCGCGTGGACCCGACTCGGAGTCGCACGTGCTCCTCGACTACGTGGCGCGGCACGCGGTGGTACACACCGACCGCACGCACGCCGCGATCACGGCGGCGATGATGGGGCGCGAGGTCTGGCTCTATCGCAATGCCTACTTCAAGAACGAGGCGATCTACGAACACAGCCTCGTCCATTGGCCGCGCGTGCATTTCGTCGGACGGCTGCCGTTCTCGTTCCGTCAGCTGGTGCGGTCCCTCTACTTTCACCATCTGCAGCGCCGGGCCTACAAGCTGCGCCGCCGCTATCGGGGGTGGAAGGAACTGAAACGCCGCGGCGCTTCGGCCGGCCGGCGCTAG
- a CDS encoding glycosyltransferase family 2 protein gives MSTLVSQPRADGAERPNDQRRTDKPALSVIMPAYNAGRFLAPAIESVLSQTWRDFEFIIIDDGSTDGTREAIERYAESDPRIVSRPNPRNLGVTPTLNRAIALARAEWIARMDADDLSLPHRFERQMALVRAHPEVGLVTCPFNIIDAEDRQLPGWRGICFQQELLPFFLLFYNRLNAHGQVLYSARLVRELGGYRERYLRSEATELWIRMVRAGSWAVIPEPLYAWRAANPNSVTKQNPFRYGEFSLIACQEEIARACGLNVSREEMIALRDFWVRFDSTATDWDHVERLLEQVTQRYSPPRPVRHWRRKVAVAQAGGWFSLAALKLKQRRFGAAAAHLRRATRVAGWALPHAAVQFLREYVAVGGHLARRA, from the coding sequence GTGAGCACCCTCGTCTCCCAACCCCGCGCCGACGGCGCGGAGCGACCCAACGATCAGCGCCGCACGGATAAGCCGGCGCTGTCGGTGATCATGCCGGCCTACAACGCCGGCCGGTTTCTCGCTCCGGCGATCGAGAGCGTGCTGAGCCAGACCTGGCGCGACTTTGAGTTCATCATCATCGATGACGGCTCCACGGATGGGACGCGCGAGGCGATCGAGCGCTATGCCGAATCCGACCCACGGATCGTCAGCCGGCCGAATCCCCGCAATCTCGGCGTCACGCCCACCTTGAACCGCGCGATCGCGTTGGCGCGCGCGGAGTGGATCGCGCGGATGGATGCGGATGATCTTTCGCTCCCGCATCGTTTCGAACGACAGATGGCATTGGTGCGGGCGCATCCGGAGGTGGGGCTGGTCACGTGTCCGTTCAACATCATTGACGCCGAGGATCGGCAGTTGCCCGGCTGGCGCGGCATCTGTTTTCAGCAGGAACTGCTGCCGTTCTTTCTGTTGTTCTACAATCGGCTGAACGCGCACGGGCAGGTGCTATATTCGGCGCGGCTGGTGCGCGAGCTCGGCGGCTACCGGGAGCGTTACCTCCGAAGCGAAGCGACGGAACTCTGGATCCGGATGGTGCGCGCCGGCTCGTGGGCGGTGATCCCCGAGCCGCTCTACGCCTGGCGGGCGGCGAATCCCAATTCGGTCACCAAGCAAAACCCGTTTCGTTACGGTGAGTTCAGCCTCATCGCCTGCCAGGAGGAGATCGCCCGCGCGTGCGGGCTCAACGTGAGCCGCGAAGAGATGATCGCGCTGCGGGATTTCTGGGTGAGGTTCGACAGCACGGCGACCGACTGGGATCACGTGGAGCGGCTGCTGGAACAGGTGACGCAGCGCTATTCGCCGCCCCGTCCGGTGCGCCATTGGCGGCGCAAAGTCGCGGTGGCGCAGGCGGGCGGCTGGTTCTCACTGGCCGCGCTCAAGCTCAAACAGCGCCGTTTCGGCGCGGCGGCGGCGCATCTGCGACGCGCGACCCGCGTCGCCGGCTGGGCCCTGCCGCACGCGGCGGTTCAGTTTCTTCGCGAGTATGTCGCCGTCGGCGGGCATCTCGCGCGTCGGGCATAG
- a CDS encoding acyltransferase family protein, protein MSPSAGISRVGHSPAAFRCRSEVGLPLAGSREPVEPANSFPAGGQRRPYERKGLLTEMDGEKKPAVGGGLRLSYRPEIDGLRAIAVLAVVFYHTQLRMPGGYVGVDVFFVISGFLITSLIAGELAAGTFSLEQFWVRRIRRIFPAAMVTVAACLVLGFVLLLPTDFEELGRSAIAQALLGANFFFWKTSGYFAAPAETKPLLHFWSLAVEEQFYLLFPLILLVLHRRRMTPGKLVAGGAIVSFAVSLVGVRWFPDATFYLLPTRAWELALGAWLALRRGKLPLPGFPRAGLGWAGLALMVTPMFLYTTDTPFPGLAAVPPCLGTLLVIWATTSGESSLRRLLSWRPLVAIGLISYSLYLWHWPVKVFSHYWFTGLYSPAWMRLAVVVVSFGPAWLSWRYVERPFRQQRQWGFGQLLFRAAIASGVVLVAGWLVSASKGVPQRLPDEIAGYAEAYTDRVELAEADLTVEAAEQGALPELFHTTAAGPSILLWGDSHARVVSPAVETMCRELRVDGYRASRSATASLLDWGEADQRRYNAAVLRWIKTHRPTVVVLVSRWEKVLRTPEDEASLVATVKAIQAERVRVAIMRQVASQRREIPKALALAAMFGDDVAQVGVRVDQHARFTRRSNQIIDRVGRAAPGVAVLDPIPYLSKDGRCLAALSGRALYYDYQHLTRAGARLLTPMFASLVRSISVAPTAPAGRAREDRDARGVSALPRTSRR, encoded by the coding sequence ATGTCGCCGTCGGCGGGCATCTCGCGCGTCGGGCATAGTCCGGCGGCTTTCAGATGTAGGTCAGAGGTAGGGCTGCCGCTGGCCGGCAGCCGCGAGCCGGTTGAACCGGCAAACTCATTCCCGGCCGGCGGCCAGCGCCGGCCCTACGAACGCAAAGGGCTGTTGACGGAAATGGACGGCGAAAAAAAACCGGCGGTCGGCGGCGGGCTGCGGCTGAGCTACCGGCCTGAAATCGATGGACTGCGCGCGATCGCGGTGCTCGCGGTGGTGTTCTATCACACCCAGCTCCGCATGCCCGGCGGCTACGTGGGGGTGGATGTTTTCTTCGTGATCTCCGGTTTTCTGATCACGAGCCTGATCGCGGGCGAACTCGCGGCGGGGACGTTCTCGCTGGAGCAGTTCTGGGTGCGGCGGATCCGCCGGATTTTTCCGGCGGCGATGGTGACGGTGGCCGCGTGTCTCGTGCTCGGGTTCGTGCTCCTGCTGCCGACTGACTTCGAGGAACTCGGCCGGTCCGCCATCGCGCAGGCCCTGCTGGGGGCAAATTTCTTTTTCTGGAAAACGTCGGGCTACTTCGCGGCGCCGGCGGAAACGAAGCCGCTGCTGCACTTCTGGTCGCTCGCGGTCGAGGAGCAGTTTTACCTGCTGTTTCCCCTGATCCTGCTCGTGCTTCATCGCCGGCGCATGACCCCGGGCAAGCTCGTGGCGGGCGGCGCGATCGTGTCGTTCGCGGTCAGTCTCGTCGGTGTGCGGTGGTTTCCGGACGCCACGTTTTACCTGCTACCGACGCGAGCGTGGGAGCTGGCGCTCGGCGCGTGGCTCGCGCTCCGACGAGGTAAGTTGCCCTTGCCCGGCTTCCCCCGCGCCGGGCTCGGCTGGGCCGGGTTGGCATTGATGGTGACGCCGATGTTTCTCTACACGACGGACACGCCGTTCCCGGGACTGGCCGCGGTGCCGCCCTGCCTGGGAACGCTGCTGGTCATCTGGGCAACCACGAGCGGTGAGTCATCGTTGCGCCGGCTGCTTTCCTGGCGGCCGCTCGTCGCGATCGGACTGATTTCCTACTCGCTCTACCTGTGGCACTGGCCGGTGAAGGTGTTTTCACACTACTGGTTCACCGGCCTGTATAGCCCCGCCTGGATGCGCCTGGCGGTGGTCGTGGTGAGCTTCGGGCCGGCGTGGCTGTCGTGGCGCTATGTGGAACGGCCGTTCCGCCAGCAGCGGCAGTGGGGGTTCGGCCAGCTGCTCTTCCGCGCGGCGATCGCAAGCGGCGTCGTGCTGGTGGCCGGTTGGCTCGTATCCGCGAGCAAGGGCGTGCCGCAGCGGCTGCCCGACGAAATCGCCGGCTACGCGGAGGCCTACACGGATCGCGTCGAACTCGCGGAAGCCGATCTCACTGTCGAGGCCGCGGAGCAGGGCGCGTTGCCGGAGTTGTTTCATACCACGGCAGCCGGACCATCGATTCTGCTGTGGGGCGACAGTCATGCGCGCGTGGTTTCGCCGGCAGTGGAGACAATGTGTCGCGAGCTGCGCGTCGATGGCTACCGCGCGAGTCGCTCGGCGACGGCCTCCCTGTTGGACTGGGGCGAGGCCGACCAGCGCCGCTACAATGCGGCCGTGCTGCGCTGGATCAAAACGCATCGGCCCACCGTCGTCGTGCTCGTCTCGCGCTGGGAAAAGGTGCTGCGCACGCCCGAGGACGAGGCGAGCCTGGTCGCCACCGTCAAGGCGATCCAAGCCGAACGCGTGCGCGTGGCGATCATGCGGCAGGTGGCGTCACAGCGCCGCGAGATCCCCAAGGCGCTGGCGCTGGCCGCGATGTTCGGCGACGATGTCGCGCAAGTGGGCGTCCGCGTGGATCAGCATGCGCGGTTTACCCGCCGCTCGAATCAGATCATCGATCGGGTGGGGCGGGCCGCGCCCGGCGTGGCAGTGCTGGATCCGATCCCGTATCTATCGAAGGACGGGCGGTGTCTTGCCGCGCTCTCTGGACGAGCGCTCTATTATGATTATCAACATCTCACGCGAGCCGGGGCGCGGTTGCTGACGCCGATGTTTGCCTCGTTGGTGCGCTCGATTTCGGTGGCGCCGACCGCTCCGGCGGGAAGGGCGCGTGAGGATCGCGACGCACGCGGCGTGAGCGCCCTACCGCGGACATCGCGCAGGTAG
- the tsaE gene encoding tRNA (adenosine(37)-N6)-threonylcarbamoyltransferase complex ATPase subunit type 1 TsaE, with the protein MSILERLRAGVTTASADETRALAGELARTLPPDQTLALHGNLGVGKTTFVQGLACGFGVPEPVTSPTFNIYTVHRGPSRTLVHLDAYRIESAREIEDLLLEDFLVTPWCLAVEWPDRIAEWLPADTWHLELAITADERHTLLLR; encoded by the coding sequence ATGAGTATTCTTGAACGACTCCGCGCCGGCGTGACTACGGCCTCCGCCGACGAAACCCGCGCGCTCGCCGGCGAACTTGCCCGCACCCTTCCGCCCGACCAGACGCTCGCCCTGCACGGCAATCTCGGCGTCGGCAAAACCACCTTCGTGCAGGGACTCGCCTGCGGCTTCGGCGTGCCCGAGCCCGTCACGAGCCCCACCTTCAACATCTACACCGTCCACCGCGGCCCGTCGCGCACGCTCGTGCATCTCGACGCCTATCGGATCGAAAGCGCCCGCGAGATCGAGGATCTGCTGCTCGAGGATTTTCTCGTCACGCCGTGGTGCCTCGCCGTGGAGTGGCCTGATCGCATCGCGGAATGGCTGCCCGCCGACACGTGGCACTTGGAGTTGGCCATCACCGCCGACGAGCGCCATACGTTGCTCCTGCGCTGA
- a CDS encoding thiamine-phosphate kinase, which translates to MNPFSKSRRESVGALGEEKLIAAIRRWLGRTSPRAPFGIGDDCAVLAPSRGPQLITVDPVIYPRHFNDHVPPRAVGAKLLRRNLSDLAAMGGRPTAAVLALTLDARVSRRWLEAFYRGLAACARLYRVPIVGGDIAQADGMVGASLTLLGEATGPRTLTRTGARLGDAIYVTGVLGGSLRSGHHYSFTPRLKEGAWLARRPEVRAMMDLSDGLAKDIHALTPPRGVAALEPATLPRRSGANLRAALTEGEDYELVFAVAAQADAAHFERAWRHAFPRTRLTRVGRFVRVGALPATAIDLADYHGYEHLR; encoded by the coding sequence GTGAATCCATTCTCCAAAAGTCGACGGGAATCCGTCGGCGCACTCGGCGAGGAGAAGCTTATTGCCGCGATCCGGCGTTGGCTGGGACGAACGTCGCCCCGCGCGCCGTTCGGGATTGGGGACGATTGCGCGGTGCTCGCACCTTCGCGCGGACCGCAGTTGATCACGGTGGATCCGGTGATTTATCCGCGGCACTTCAATGATCACGTGCCGCCGCGCGCCGTCGGCGCCAAGCTGCTGCGACGCAACCTGAGCGATCTCGCCGCGATGGGCGGCCGTCCCACTGCCGCCGTGCTCGCGTTGACCCTCGACGCGCGCGTGAGCCGCCGCTGGCTGGAAGCCTTCTACCGTGGGCTTGCCGCCTGCGCGCGGCTCTACCGTGTGCCGATCGTTGGCGGCGACATCGCGCAAGCCGACGGGATGGTCGGCGCCAGCCTGACGCTTCTCGGCGAGGCGACGGGGCCGCGAACGCTCACGCGTACCGGCGCGCGCCTCGGCGATGCGATCTACGTCACCGGCGTCCTCGGCGGCAGCTTGCGCAGCGGACATCACTACTCGTTCACCCCGCGGCTCAAGGAGGGCGCGTGGCTCGCGCGCCGGCCCGAGGTGCGGGCGATGATGGACCTGAGCGATGGACTTGCCAAAGACATCCACGCGCTCACGCCACCGCGCGGTGTGGCCGCGTTGGAGCCGGCGACGCTCCCCCGGCGGTCCGGGGCGAACCTGCGCGCGGCGTTGACCGAAGGCGAGGACTACGAGCTCGTCTTCGCCGTCGCCGCGCAGGCTGACGCCGCGCATTTCGAGCGCGCGTGGCGGCACGCGTTTCCGCGCACGCGCTTGACGCGCGTCGGCCGTTTCGTGCGCGTCGGCGCGCTGCCGGCCACGGCGATCGATCTCGCCGACTACCACGGCTACGAACACTTGCGTTAA
- a CDS encoding CPBP family intramembrane glutamic endopeptidase: MPVTPFTIAVVAAELSLLLAGVILLWRVVLRPAARVEPRIAGVPRWDISLLDFLLFVFLVFAAGMVGNLVAGLAFNGLAVTTDAKTVVSSAGFQLGLLGGVALLPAGRDQSLISSVFDRRSLLSGVGAFLIALPIITLVNIAWLWLLQALGVPADQQDLLRLFSATDSVALLGVMIVLATLVAPLAEELLFRAAIFRYLRTRIPRWLALLLPGLVFAALHVNWSTHDGLASFAPLVTLAVVFSLAYEHTGRIGTAVVAHALFNLHTILILLSGVLDEAPTSF, encoded by the coding sequence ATGCCCGTCACTCCGTTCACCATCGCGGTCGTCGCCGCTGAGCTCAGCCTGCTGCTGGCAGGCGTGATCCTGCTCTGGCGCGTCGTGCTCCGGCCGGCCGCGCGCGTTGAGCCGCGCATCGCGGGCGTGCCGCGGTGGGACATCTCGCTGCTTGATTTTCTGCTCTTCGTGTTCCTCGTTTTCGCGGCGGGGATGGTCGGCAATCTCGTGGCCGGGCTCGCCTTCAACGGCCTCGCCGTGACCACCGACGCCAAGACCGTCGTTTCGAGCGCGGGCTTCCAGCTCGGCCTGCTCGGCGGCGTGGCGCTGCTGCCGGCAGGCCGCGATCAAAGCCTGATCAGCTCCGTATTCGATCGCCGCAGCCTGCTCAGCGGCGTCGGCGCCTTTCTGATCGCGCTCCCGATTATCACGCTGGTCAACATCGCGTGGCTTTGGCTGCTGCAGGCGCTGGGCGTCCCCGCCGACCAGCAGGATTTGCTGCGCCTCTTCAGCGCCACGGATTCGGTTGCGTTGCTCGGCGTCATGATCGTGCTGGCCACGCTCGTCGCCCCGCTCGCCGAGGAACTGTTGTTTCGCGCGGCGATCTTTCGCTATCTCCGCACGCGGATTCCGCGCTGGCTCGCCTTGCTGCTGCCGGGTCTGGTGTTCGCGGCGCTGCACGTCAACTGGAGCACGCACGACGGGCTCGCCAGCTTTGCCCCGCTGGTCACGCTGGCCGTGGTCTTCTCGCTCGCCTATGAGCACACCGGCCGGATCGGGACCGCTGTGGTGGCGCACGCACTGTTCAACCTGCACACGATCTTGATCCTGCTGTCCGGCGTACTCGACGAAGCGCCCACGTCGTTCTGA
- a CDS encoding dihydroorotase — protein MPSLWIQNARVIDPASKRDATGDLFVTDGRLVDSLSRDAKRRAKKIDARGLVACPGLVDIHVHFREPGQSHKETIATGSRAAAAGGFTTVVCMPNTTPPADNVGTIQYINDAIRRDAVVKVHPTGCITVGMKGQALAPFGSLQRAGVVAITDDGDCVQSNEVMRRACEYAKMFDLPLMDHCQDTSMTQGAVMNEGVVSTRLGLRGWPNAAEDLIVARNIVLASYTGARIHLQHISSGQSVEMIRRAKKRGVSITAEATPHHIALTDAALVSYDPNFKMNPPLRTEEDRQEIIAGLRDGVLDCISTDHAPHTDYEKDKEIDFAPNGIIGLETSLAVVLEVLVKQQKFKLPQVVDLMTRRPADILKLKAGTLAVGAPADICLFDPAETWRYDAKAGLSKSSNSPWHGHTFTGRVKTTIVDGRVVYANGRIV, from the coding sequence ATGCCCTCCCTCTGGATCCAAAACGCCCGGGTCATCGATCCCGCCAGCAAGCGCGACGCCACCGGCGACCTCTTCGTCACCGACGGCCGCCTGGTCGACTCGCTCTCGCGCGACGCGAAGCGCCGCGCGAAGAAAATCGACGCCCGCGGGCTCGTCGCCTGCCCGGGACTGGTCGACATCCACGTCCATTTCCGGGAGCCCGGTCAGTCGCACAAGGAGACCATCGCGACCGGATCCCGCGCCGCGGCCGCCGGCGGATTCACCACGGTGGTGTGCATGCCCAACACCACGCCGCCCGCCGACAACGTCGGCACGATCCAATACATCAACGACGCGATCCGCCGGGACGCGGTCGTGAAGGTGCATCCCACCGGATGCATCACCGTGGGCATGAAGGGCCAGGCGCTCGCGCCATTCGGCTCGCTTCAGCGCGCGGGCGTCGTGGCGATCACCGATGACGGCGACTGCGTGCAGAGCAACGAGGTGATGCGCCGCGCCTGCGAATACGCGAAGATGTTCGACCTGCCGCTCATGGATCACTGCCAGGACACGTCCATGACCCAGGGCGCGGTGATGAACGAGGGCGTGGTCTCGACGCGCCTCGGCCTGCGCGGCTGGCCCAATGCCGCCGAGGACCTGATCGTCGCCCGCAACATCGTGCTCGCGTCCTACACCGGCGCACGGATTCACCTGCAGCACATCTCCTCCGGGCAGTCCGTCGAGATGATCCGCCGCGCGAAGAAGCGCGGCGTGTCGATCACCGCCGAGGCCACGCCGCACCACATCGCGCTCACCGACGCCGCGCTGGTCAGCTATGATCCGAACTTCAAGATGAACCCGCCGCTGCGCACCGAGGAGGATCGGCAGGAGATCATCGCCGGGCTGCGCGACGGGGTGCTCGATTGCATCAGCACGGACCACGCCCCGCACACCGATTACGAGAAGGACAAGGAGATCGATTTCGCGCCCAATGGCATCATCGGTTTGGAGACGTCGCTCGCCGTCGTGCTCGAGGTCCTCGTGAAGCAGCAGAAGTTCAAACTGCCGCAGGTCGTCGACCTGATGACCCGGCGCCCGGCCGACATCCTCAAGCTCAAGGCCGGTACGCTCGCGGTCGGCGCCCCCGCGGACATCTGTCTGTTCGATCCCGCCGAAACCTGGCGCTACGACGCCAAGGCCGGCCTCAGCAAATCGAGCAACTCGCCCTGGCACGGCCACACCTTCACCGGTCGCGTGAAAACCACGATCGTGGATGGGCGTGTCGTCTACGCGAACGGCAGGATCGTTTGA